The Rhinolophus ferrumequinum isolate MPI-CBG mRhiFer1 chromosome 4, mRhiFer1_v1.p, whole genome shotgun sequence genome has a window encoding:
- the LOC117021346 gene encoding high mobility group protein B1, whose product MGKGDPKKPRGKMSSYAFFVQTCREEHKKKHPDASVNFSEFSKKCSERWKTMSAKEKGKFEDMAKADKARYEREMKTYIPPKGETKKKFKDPNAPKRPPSAFFLFCSEYRPKIKGEHPGLSIGDVAKKLGEMWNNTAADDKQPYEKKAAKLKEKYEKDIAAYRAKGKPDAAKKGVVKAEKSKKKKEEEEDEEDEEDEEEEEDEEDEDEEEDDDDE is encoded by the coding sequence atgggCAAAGGAGATCCTAAGAAGCCGAGAGGCAAAATGTCATCATATGCATTCTTTGTGCAAACTTGCCGGGAGGAGCACAAGAAGAAGCACCCAGATGCTTCAGTCAACTTCTCAGAGTTTTCTAAGAAGTGTTCAGAGAGGTGGAAGACCATGTCtgctaaagaaaagggaaaatttgaagACATGGCAAAGGCTGACAAGGCCCgttatgaaagagaaatgaaaacttatatccctcctaaaggggaaacaaaaaagaagttcAAGGATCCCAATGCACCCAAGAGGCCTCCTTCggcctttttcttgttttgttctgagtATCGCCCAAAAATCAAAGGAGAGCATCCCGGCCTATCCATTGGTGATGTTGCAAAGAAGCTGGGGGAGATGTGGAATAACACGGCTGCAGACGACAAGCAGCCTTATGAGAAGAAGGCAGCTAAGCTGAAGGAAAAATACGAAAAGGATATTGCTGCATACCGAGCTAAAGGAAAGCCTGATGCAGCAAAAAAGGGAGTTGTCAAGgctgaaaagagcaagaaaaagaaggaagaggaggaggacgaggaagatgaagaggatgaggaagaggaggaagatgaagaagatgaagatgaagaagaagatgatgatgatgaataa